A stretch of the Sulfurospirillum sp. UCH001 genome encodes the following:
- a CDS encoding response regulator transcription factor gives MINVLMIEDDEEFAEILSEYLAKYNIKITNYADPYLGLSAGIKKYDLLILDLTLPGMDGLEVCKEVVAKYDIPIIISSARSDISDKVIGLQIGADDYLPKPYDPKEMYARIQSLIRRYKKSSTPEEQQTQSVFFVDEKRHEISFKNEVLSLTPAEYEILSYMIKQNGFSISREQLVYNCKSLKDKGSKSLDVIIGRLRAKINDDSKNPEYIHSVRGIGYKLVG, from the coding sequence ATGATTAATGTCTTAATGATAGAAGATGATGAAGAATTTGCAGAGATTTTGAGTGAATACCTCGCAAAATACAATATTAAAATTACCAATTATGCAGATCCTTATTTGGGATTAAGTGCTGGAATTAAGAAGTATGATCTTCTTATTTTAGACCTTACCTTGCCAGGTATGGATGGACTTGAAGTATGTAAAGAGGTTGTTGCAAAATATGATATTCCTATTATTATCTCCTCTGCACGTAGCGATATTAGCGATAAAGTGATTGGGCTTCAAATTGGTGCGGACGATTATCTTCCAAAACCGTATGATCCTAAAGAGATGTACGCGCGTATTCAAAGTTTGATTCGTCGTTATAAAAAAAGCTCTACCCCTGAAGAGCAACAAACACAAAGTGTCTTTTTTGTGGATGAAAAGCGCCATGAGATCTCTTTTAAAAATGAAGTTTTAAGTCTAACACCTGCAGAGTATGAGATTCTCTCTTATATGATTAAACAAAATGGTTTTTCTATCTCTCGTGAGCAGCTTGTGTATAACTGTAAATCACTCAAAGACAAAGGCTCAAAAAGCCTAGATGTTATCATTGGTCGTTTGCGTGCAAAAATAAATGATGATTCTAAAAACCCTGAATACATCCACTCGGTTCGAGGGATTGGATATAAGCTGGTTGGATGA
- the polA gene encoding DNA polymerase I, with product MKTLTIIDTFGFFFRNYYALPQLRNSQGFPTGLLTGFANFIYAIKNEHDTDYLMFALDSKGKNFRHEIDPNYKANRPEAPEDLKRQLPVAISWIEKMGFKCYSEEGYEADDVIASAVRFAKSHDIKVRIVTHDKDLYQLIDDGRVVIYDPMKKSEVDTEKCFEKFGVYPNKINEYLSLVGDTADNIPGVKGIGPKGAKKLLDDFGTVENVYANLERVGNPRVQSMLEEGKDKAFLSKQLVRLDDSLSIADKFESFHFPCDNPLINIADELEKYELRHMLSRVRNEALHAKPKEEASNSFKAILVDDAKMLFNIIEGIEEGSIVAFDTETNALDAYNAKIVGFSFAINDKEAYYVPIAHHYLGVGEQISFEDAKRALSELFAHKIVGQNLKYDLAVIENNFGIQNISIYADTMLLAWLLNPESSVGLDTLALRFFNHSMVKFKDVVGKGENFSTVALEKACEYAAEDAWMTLRLYHKLHEMLEPALLDLAKEVEFPFIKTLMKMEKEGIKVDSGYFETLLKRTDHAIEALKTEIFALCETTFNLNSTQQLGAVLFEQLGLPTVKKTKTGYSTDENVLNELLEKHPSIAKILEYRELYKLRSTYIEPLLKLSKESPLGRVHTSFMQIGTATGRLSSKDPNLQNIPVKTELGREVRGGFVAKEGYKLIGIDYSQIELRLLAHFSGDEAMVEAFRTGKDIHKETALKLFGEEEAVAKRGVAKSINFGLLYGMGPKRLSETIGISMKEAKSYIESYFATFPTIKNYLTAVADNAKEKGFVQTLLGRKRFFDFEHANAMQYAGYLREAVNTVFQGSAADLIKLSMNKIMTTLVDDEAKLLLQIHDELIFEVKEEKAEAFAKAAQNVMEEIYTLKVPLKVSIAIGNNWGELK from the coding sequence GTGAAAACACTTACCATTATTGATACATTTGGCTTTTTTTTTAGAAATTATTATGCTCTTCCCCAATTGCGCAATTCGCAAGGTTTCCCAACAGGACTTTTAACAGGATTTGCCAATTTTATTTATGCGATTAAGAATGAACATGATACCGATTATTTGATGTTCGCACTAGATAGCAAAGGTAAAAACTTTCGTCATGAGATAGACCCAAACTATAAAGCCAATCGTCCTGAAGCACCGGAAGATCTCAAGCGCCAACTTCCTGTAGCAATTTCATGGATTGAAAAGATGGGCTTTAAATGTTACAGCGAAGAGGGATATGAGGCCGATGATGTCATCGCTTCTGCAGTACGCTTTGCTAAAAGCCACGATATTAAAGTGCGCATTGTAACGCACGATAAAGACCTCTACCAACTTATAGATGATGGACGAGTTGTCATTTATGATCCTATGAAAAAAAGTGAAGTCGATACAGAAAAGTGTTTTGAAAAATTTGGTGTATATCCCAATAAAATTAACGAATACCTCTCTTTAGTAGGCGATACCGCCGATAATATACCAGGGGTAAAAGGCATAGGTCCAAAAGGTGCAAAAAAACTTTTAGATGATTTTGGAACGGTGGAAAATGTTTATGCAAACTTAGAGCGTGTCGGAAATCCTCGCGTACAGAGTATGCTTGAAGAGGGAAAAGACAAGGCTTTTTTAAGTAAGCAGTTGGTCCGTTTAGATGATTCACTGAGTATCGCTGATAAATTTGAATCGTTCCATTTCCCATGCGATAATCCTTTAATAAACATTGCAGATGAATTAGAAAAGTATGAGCTACGTCATATGCTTTCTCGTGTACGCAATGAAGCTTTACATGCAAAGCCAAAAGAAGAGGCGAGTAATAGTTTTAAAGCGATCTTAGTCGATGATGCGAAAATGTTGTTCAACATCATTGAGGGAATCGAAGAGGGGTCTATTGTAGCGTTTGATACAGAGACCAATGCCCTTGATGCCTACAACGCTAAAATCGTAGGCTTTTCTTTTGCTATAAATGATAAAGAGGCGTACTATGTCCCGATCGCACATCACTATTTGGGGGTGGGTGAGCAGATTAGCTTTGAAGATGCAAAGCGTGCATTAAGCGAGCTTTTTGCTCATAAAATTGTAGGACAAAATCTCAAGTATGATCTTGCAGTTATTGAAAACAATTTTGGTATCCAAAATATCTCTATTTACGCCGATACAATGCTCCTTGCATGGCTATTAAATCCAGAGAGTAGTGTAGGACTCGATACGCTTGCGCTTCGCTTTTTTAACCACTCTATGGTTAAGTTTAAAGATGTAGTAGGCAAAGGTGAAAACTTTAGTACGGTCGCACTTGAAAAAGCATGCGAATATGCCGCTGAAGATGCATGGATGACACTCAGGCTTTATCATAAATTGCATGAAATGTTAGAGCCTGCTTTGCTTGACCTTGCCAAAGAGGTAGAGTTTCCATTTATCAAAACACTGATGAAAATGGAGAAAGAGGGTATTAAGGTCGATAGTGGTTATTTTGAAACACTTTTAAAGCGAACCGATCATGCCATAGAAGCTCTAAAAACAGAAATTTTTGCATTGTGCGAAACAACGTTCAATCTCAATTCGACACAGCAATTAGGCGCTGTTTTGTTTGAACAATTAGGACTTCCTACGGTGAAAAAAACAAAAACAGGCTATAGCACGGATGAAAATGTTCTGAATGAACTTTTAGAGAAGCATCCAAGTATTGCTAAAATTTTAGAATACAGGGAACTTTATAAATTGCGCTCTACCTACATTGAGCCACTTTTAAAACTTTCAAAAGAGTCACCTCTTGGACGTGTACATACTTCATTTATGCAAATAGGAACAGCAACGGGACGTCTAAGCTCTAAAGATCCAAACTTACAAAATATCCCTGTAAAAACAGAGTTGGGACGTGAAGTGCGTGGTGGTTTTGTTGCAAAAGAAGGGTATAAACTTATCGGCATCGACTATTCGCAGATTGAACTTAGACTGTTGGCACATTTTAGTGGTGATGAAGCGATGGTAGAAGCGTTTAGGACAGGTAAAGATATCCATAAAGAGACAGCATTAAAACTCTTTGGTGAAGAAGAGGCAGTGGCAAAACGTGGTGTGGCAAAAAGCATTAACTTTGGTCTGCTTTATGGAATGGGACCAAAACGTCTTTCTGAAACCATTGGTATCTCGATGAAAGAAGCGAAGAGTTATATAGAGAGTTATTTTGCAACATTCCCGACGATTAAAAATTACCTAACAGCTGTCGCAGACAATGCGAAAGAGAAAGGTTTTGTACAAACTCTTTTAGGGCGAAAGCGCTTTTTTGATTTTGAACATGCCAATGCAATGCAATACGCAGGCTACCTTCGTGAAGCGGTCAATACCGTTTTCCAAGGAAGTGCAGCAGATCTTATCAAGCTGTCAATGAATAAAATTATGACAACACTGGTGGATGATGAAGCAAAACTACTACTTCAAATTCACGATGAGCTTATCTTTGAGGTAAAAGAAGAGAAGGCAGAAGCATTTGCTAAAGCGGCACAAAACGTTATGGAAGAGATTTATACACTCAAAGTACCGCTAAAAGTTTCTATTGCGATAGGTAATAATTGGGGAGAGTTAAAATGA
- a CDS encoding M48 family metallopeptidase encodes MQATIEYQGETLCYSIITNRRLKHLYIKIDPIKGVIVKTPSYTKEYIHALVLQKAQWIFSKMNALQKRTTLPSLFEDEGKVLYLGEAILLHAHQTPEAFYKEKTIPLVIRLVEEWSFLMGVKPTKISFRKAKKRWGSCSHTNELSFNLSLAQLPLECVTYIVIHELSHIEHKHHQKAFWECVKEFMPEYKECEKVLRNYSPTLS; translated from the coding sequence ATGCAAGCAACCATAGAGTATCAAGGCGAAACGCTTTGTTACTCTATCATCACAAATCGCCGCCTAAAGCATCTCTACATTAAGATAGACCCTATCAAAGGCGTCATTGTTAAAACTCCTTCTTACACCAAAGAGTATATCCACGCACTGGTTCTTCAAAAGGCACAATGGATATTTTCCAAAATGAATGCTCTGCAAAAAAGAACAACACTCCCTTCTCTCTTTGAAGACGAAGGGAAAGTCCTCTATTTGGGCGAAGCTATCTTACTTCATGCACATCAAACACCAGAAGCCTTTTACAAAGAAAAAACTATCCCCTTAGTCATACGCCTTGTGGAAGAATGGAGTTTTTTAATGGGGGTTAAACCAACCAAGATAAGCTTTCGTAAGGCAAAAAAACGATGGGGAAGTTGCTCACACACCAATGAGCTGAGCTTTAACCTCAGCCTTGCACAATTACCCTTAGAATGCGTTACATACATTGTCATTCACGAACTTTCTCACATAGAACACAAACATCATCAAAAAGCGTTTTGGGAATGTGTTAAAGAATTTATGCCAGAGTATAAAGAGTGTGAGAAGGTGCTTAGAAACTATTCACCAACACTTTCTTGA
- a CDS encoding HDOD domain-containing protein, translated as MLEEIAERIKALPPLPKSFYQMSLICQDPNASISDLARVIEEDPMLVANLLKVANSPLYGFRREIKNVTQAVSLFGMSTTRSLVTDMSIKKLLQVDMAPYGVTPEEFAAISNLQSALIMQWYSKIDPSKTDFLFLAALLQETGKILIADEIVKNNETYQFKSEIENSTNIADVERMFVRITSSEVAALIFKHWKFEEKMVEAIAYSDALGAIPDEIRPYAFALKVAKTAIPINSPLSERSVNLALKLLEKEELDQNTFLDVVDKLKESY; from the coding sequence ATGCTAGAAGAGATAGCTGAGCGCATCAAAGCACTTCCTCCACTTCCTAAAAGTTTTTATCAGATGAGTTTGATCTGCCAAGATCCAAATGCAAGCATTAGTGACCTTGCTCGCGTGATCGAAGAAGATCCGATGCTGGTTGCTAACCTTTTAAAAGTCGCAAATTCTCCTCTCTATGGTTTTAGACGTGAAATTAAAAATGTGACGCAAGCTGTTAGCCTTTTTGGGATGTCCACAACACGCTCTTTAGTCACTGATATGTCTATTAAAAAACTTTTACAAGTCGACATGGCACCTTATGGTGTTACCCCTGAAGAGTTTGCTGCGATTTCAAATTTGCAAAGTGCTCTTATTATGCAGTGGTACAGCAAAATTGATCCATCAAAAACAGATTTTCTTTTTCTTGCAGCGCTTTTGCAAGAGACAGGAAAAATTCTGATCGCCGATGAAATTGTAAAAAATAATGAAACCTACCAATTCAAATCTGAAATTGAAAATAGCACCAATATCGCCGATGTTGAGCGTATGTTTGTGCGTATTACGAGCAGTGAAGTGGCTGCATTGATCTTCAAACATTGGAAATTTGAAGAAAAAATGGTTGAAGCGATTGCGTATTCAGACGCTTTAGGCGCTATCCCCGATGAGATACGTCCTTACGCATTTGCTCTTAAAGTCGCTAAAACGGCTATTCCTATCAATTCCCCTTTGAGCGAGAGAAGTGTCAATCTTGCTCTTAAACTTTTAGAAAAAGAAGAGTTAGATCAAAATACTTTCCTTGATGTTGTTGACAAACTCAAAGAATCTTACTAA
- a CDS encoding outer membrane protein, with protein MKKSLIVVSLLCASLSGLLASETNNSWFVGGEFGGMNVHTKTSGYANIPSLGYNTSGTDKDTIDSTYEGIKVGKYFEFGRVYGNFAYQNKKDDLSSYTFGLGYDYLFKNKSDFIPFIGLNVSYSKAKWSFENAEILSLDKPKGFNYGPEAGFLYSMTKNTELEIGVRYMISDVKDTFSINDGTNSASIKIESEKIIQYYVGLNYKF; from the coding sequence ATGAAAAAGAGTTTGATTGTAGTATCATTACTATGTGCAAGTTTATCAGGACTGCTTGCATCAGAAACAAATAATAGTTGGTTTGTCGGTGGTGAGTTTGGTGGTATGAATGTACATACAAAAACTTCCGGTTACGCTAATATTCCTAGTTTAGGATACAACACCTCAGGTACTGATAAAGATACGATTGATAGTACTTATGAAGGCATAAAAGTAGGTAAATATTTCGAATTTGGAAGAGTTTACGGAAACTTTGCATATCAAAATAAAAAAGATGATTTATCCTCTTATACATTTGGTTTGGGATATGATTATTTATTTAAAAACAAATCGGATTTTATTCCCTTTATAGGTCTAAATGTTTCTTATAGCAAAGCTAAATGGTCATTTGAAAATGCAGAAATATTATCACTTGATAAGCCAAAAGGTTTTAACTATGGTCCAGAAGCTGGTTTTCTATACTCAATGACTAAAAATACTGAGCTAGAGATAGGTGTTCGCTATATGATTAGTGATGTAAAAGATACCTTTTCTATAAATGATGGTACTAATTCAGCAAGTATTAAAATCGAATCTGAAAAAATCATTCAATATTATGTCGGTCTAAACTACAAATTCTAA
- a CDS encoding manganese efflux pump, whose protein sequence is MIEVLLLAFALSMDAFAVSIGLGSKNVESTKALALKAGLFFGIFQALMPLFGYLGGRGLLGFVSDYAHYIAFALLVLIGAKMIYEGVNEGVEEELAKITNKVMLTLAIATSIDAMAAGFSLMLLELNPLLACGIIGLTTFIISFIGVYVGKLSGTWLESKAEIFGGVVLVAIGFRILFF, encoded by the coding sequence ATGATAGAAGTGTTGTTATTGGCATTTGCCCTTAGTATGGATGCTTTTGCTGTTTCCATCGGATTGGGCTCAAAAAATGTTGAGAGCACAAAAGCATTAGCCCTAAAAGCGGGGCTTTTCTTTGGTATTTTTCAAGCATTAATGCCACTATTTGGTTATTTAGGTGGACGAGGATTGCTAGGTTTTGTAAGTGATTATGCGCATTACATTGCTTTTGCACTTTTAGTACTCATTGGCGCTAAAATGATTTATGAAGGCGTGAATGAGGGTGTAGAAGAAGAGCTTGCAAAGATTACCAATAAAGTGATGCTTACCCTTGCCATTGCAACGAGTATCGACGCAATGGCAGCAGGATTTAGTTTGATGCTTCTAGAACTGAATCCTCTTCTTGCGTGTGGTATTATTGGACTTACGACGTTTATCATTAGCTTCATAGGTGTCTATGTTGGTAAATTAAGTGGTACGTGGTTGGAAAGTAAAGCTGAAATTTTTGGTGGTGTTGTTTTAGTCGCTATTGGTTTTAGGATTTTATTTTTTTAG
- a CDS encoding Spy/CpxP family protein refolding chaperone, with the protein MKKTILTLATLVALGTTSAFAFGGGQCQNMQSGMGMMQGGCGMGGSGMMMGGKGGMMPQLMQLNLTDDQRHKLAVLQSEMKLEMTKIRDPKMMTKMQDLMSADSFNKKEFIKIHNEMHEKMLALQADHMEKVFNLLTKEQRAELKTLMAQKPQKPMPMAPAAAPSSK; encoded by the coding sequence ATGAAAAAGACAATTTTAACACTAGCAACATTAGTTGCGCTTGGCACAACCAGCGCTTTCGCATTTGGTGGCGGTCAATGCCAAAATATGCAATCAGGTATGGGAATGATGCAAGGTGGCTGTGGCATGGGTGGATCAGGTATGATGATGGGTGGTAAAGGTGGCATGATGCCTCAGCTTATGCAACTCAATCTTACAGACGATCAACGTCATAAGCTAGCTGTTTTACAGAGTGAAATGAAATTAGAAATGACTAAAATTCGTGATCCAAAAATGATGACAAAAATGCAAGATTTGATGAGTGCAGATTCCTTTAACAAAAAAGAGTTTATCAAGATTCATAATGAAATGCACGAGAAGATGTTAGCGCTTCAAGCAGATCACATGGAAAAAGTATTTAATCTCTTAACCAAAGAACAACGTGCTGAGCTTAAAACATTGATGGCACAAAAACCACAAAAACCTATGCCTATGGCTCCTGCTGCTGCACCTTCAAGTAAATAA
- a CDS encoding ArsS family sensor histidine kinase encodes MIKNSILNKISAIFFLSLFLLAMFFALLLEHQSDKNLENMKQRQIQSVNYLLVMYRNNVQPGDIEEYFNNFGLKKVSSKHLRDSVLANGVVIFQKLSPISRFSSIVYNDRYYLFIDNFESSVLLESQDYKNFNESLWVVFVIALLILLYMYVSIFKSIAPLKTLSSQIRKFACGDLEIECKSNSNDEIGEVANEFDRAVKKIHDLINSRQLFLRTIMHELKTPIGKGRIVAEMLEDATAKKRLVGVFARLDLLISEFSKIEQITSKRYDLALKEYPLMHVIDQAVDLLMLDDQKKEELVKIEGDFDFEVVVDFDLMALALKNLMDNAMKHSLSHKVYVRSDNKTVIIANEGEPLKMSIDEYFQPFVSGSKACGSGLGLGLYIVKNIIAQHGLEVIYRYEDGLHQFSIDFAKGCVA; translated from the coding sequence ATGATTAAAAATTCGATTTTAAACAAGATCAGCGCGATCTTTTTTCTCTCACTCTTTTTGTTGGCAATGTTTTTTGCTCTTTTACTTGAGCATCAAAGTGATAAAAACTTAGAAAATATGAAGCAGCGCCAAATTCAGTCGGTTAACTACCTGTTAGTGATGTACCGTAACAACGTCCAACCTGGTGACATTGAGGAATATTTTAATAACTTTGGTCTTAAAAAAGTTTCCAGTAAACACTTACGTGATTCTGTACTCGCTAATGGTGTTGTAATTTTTCAGAAACTTTCACCCATTAGTCGTTTTTCTTCTATTGTCTATAATGACCGTTACTATCTTTTCATCGATAATTTTGAATCCAGTGTTCTTTTAGAGAGCCAAGACTACAAGAATTTCAATGAGAGTTTATGGGTCGTTTTTGTGATTGCTCTTTTGATTTTACTCTACATGTATGTTTCTATTTTCAAAAGTATTGCTCCTTTGAAGACACTCAGTTCTCAAATACGTAAGTTTGCATGTGGTGACTTAGAGATTGAATGTAAAAGCAATTCCAATGATGAAATTGGTGAGGTGGCCAATGAATTCGATAGGGCTGTTAAAAAGATACACGACCTCATTAACTCCAGGCAACTTTTTTTACGTACCATCATGCATGAGCTTAAAACGCCTATTGGCAAAGGGCGTATTGTAGCGGAGATGCTCGAAGACGCAACTGCGAAAAAAAGACTCGTAGGTGTTTTTGCACGGTTAGACCTTCTTATCTCTGAGTTTTCAAAAATTGAGCAGATTACTTCTAAACGATACGATTTGGCACTTAAAGAGTATCCGCTGATGCATGTGATTGACCAAGCGGTTGATCTTTTGATGTTAGATGATCAGAAAAAAGAGGAGTTGGTGAAAATCGAAGGTGATTTTGATTTTGAAGTGGTCGTTGACTTTGATTTGATGGCATTAGCGCTTAAAAATCTGATGGACAATGCGATGAAACACAGTCTTAGTCATAAAGTCTATGTTCGAAGTGACAATAAAACTGTTATTATCGCTAATGAAGGTGAACCTCTTAAAATGTCCATAGATGAATATTTCCAGCCTTTCGTTTCTGGTTCCAAGGCATGTGGAAGTGGACTAGGTCTTGGATTGTATATCGTTAAAAATATCATTGCCCAACATGGTTTAGAGGTGATATACCGCTATGAAGATGGTCTGCACCAATTTAGTATTGATTTTGCCAAAGGATGCGTAGCATGA
- a CDS encoding helix-turn-helix domain-containing protein produces MRTVENLDNYSIEKFHYTIGKNVKRLRERKGYSQLALSQALGHKSVGLISQAEIYYKQQHFNLEHLVKIAYILECTVADFFQESVGE; encoded by the coding sequence TTGAGAACAGTTGAAAATTTAGATAATTACTCTATTGAAAAATTTCATTATACTATCGGTAAAAACGTTAAAAGGTTACGAGAACGTAAGGGGTATTCACAATTAGCTCTTTCTCAAGCTCTAGGACACAAATCAGTTGGGCTTATTTCTCAAGCAGAAATTTATTATAAACAACAACATTTTAATCTAGAGCATCTCGTCAAGATTGCTTATATTTTAGAATGCACGGTAGCAGATTTTTTTCAAGAAAGTGTTGGTGAATAG
- the dnaJ gene encoding molecular chaperone DnaJ, with protein MDLEYYEVLEITRSADAAEIKKAYRRLALQYHPDRNQGDKEAEEKFKAINEAYQVLSDEQKRATYDRYGKQGLDSQGFSHFSDMRYEDIMGDLGSIFESVFGGGFSSGGFGGSSSKQNRKYNLDLEAEVTLAFNEAIFGTKKEVSFSYKKPCETCDGTGSKDKSKATCKECKGKGQVFYRQGFMTFSQTCPACNGKGSVVTNPCPSCNAKGFTQVDDKVTIDIPEGIDNNNRIRVAGRGNIDERGTRGDLYILVHVKEDEHFVRHNDDIYIEVPVFFTQVALGETIKIPTIRGETELELPLGAKDKQQFIFKKEGVKNVHTHQLGSMIAQISIRYPKKITKEQKELLEKLQTEFGIESKHKDEKFEGVFDKIKSWFN; from the coding sequence GTGGACCTAGAATATTACGAAGTACTGGAAATTACAAGATCTGCTGATGCAGCAGAGATTAAGAAGGCGTATAGAAGGCTTGCACTGCAATACCATCCTGATCGTAACCAAGGTGACAAAGAGGCTGAAGAAAAATTCAAAGCCATTAATGAAGCTTACCAAGTCCTAAGCGATGAACAAAAACGTGCTACATACGACCGTTATGGAAAACAAGGGCTTGATTCTCAAGGCTTTAGCCACTTCTCCGATATGCGTTATGAAGACATTATGGGTGATCTTGGCTCTATTTTTGAGTCTGTTTTTGGTGGAGGCTTCAGTAGTGGTGGTTTTGGAGGAAGTAGTTCTAAACAAAACCGAAAGTACAACCTTGACCTTGAAGCTGAAGTTACTTTAGCATTTAATGAAGCTATTTTTGGCACAAAAAAAGAGGTCAGTTTTTCTTATAAAAAACCTTGCGAAACCTGTGATGGTACAGGAAGCAAAGATAAATCTAAGGCAACATGTAAAGAGTGTAAAGGCAAAGGACAAGTATTTTACCGTCAAGGGTTTATGACTTTTTCACAAACGTGTCCTGCGTGTAATGGGAAAGGAAGTGTCGTCACCAATCCATGCCCAAGTTGTAATGCCAAAGGCTTTACTCAAGTAGACGATAAAGTTACCATAGACATACCAGAAGGCATTGACAACAACAACCGCATTCGGGTTGCAGGGCGAGGAAACATCGATGAAAGAGGTACAAGAGGCGATCTTTACATCTTAGTTCATGTCAAAGAAGATGAACATTTTGTACGTCACAATGATGATATCTACATCGAAGTGCCTGTATTCTTTACACAAGTAGCACTTGGTGAAACCATTAAAATACCAACCATTCGAGGCGAAACAGAGTTAGAACTTCCTCTTGGAGCAAAAGACAAACAACAGTTTATCTTCAAAAAAGAGGGTGTCAAAAATGTTCATACGCATCAACTTGGTAGTATGATTGCTCAAATTTCGATTCGTTACCCTAAAAAAATCACTAAAGAGCAAAAAGAATTACTCGAAAAACTTCAAACAGAGTTTGGCATTGAATCCAAACATAAAGATGAAAAATTTGAAGGCGTATTCGATAAAATCAAAAGCTGGTTTAACTAA
- a CDS encoding cation:dicarboxylate symporter family transporter, protein METVEQKKVVKRDWTHYTIKSLAFWVVVAIIAGISFGMVNPAMAVKAKPGIDWFIQVLKWLVGPIIFLTIISGIVGLESLKEVGSIGLKAFIYFEVVSTFALAIGVLFGNILKPGTGMNLSVESLDASSVESFTKNGQETATAWSILKSAIPTDPITPFLYGNTLQVLVMALTIAILIAAFGDKYKSAILKPLEKVQDFFFKILTVVMWLSPLASFSAMAFLIGKFGIASLIGMASLLGVMLVSVLAFLFGILGIILWFYKINVFKFMRFIAKEVLIVFATSSSESALAPLMRRLEAAGVSRGTTGLVIPTGYSFNLDCTNIYLSLSIIFLAQAFNIPLTLSHELSIIFILMVASKGAVGVTGSGFIVLAGTLSAMGDVIPVVTVAVLLGVDKFMSEMRAVGNLCGNAVAAVVVGAWDKQIDMEKFRYSLDHPESVEDTIPG, encoded by the coding sequence TTGGAAACTGTTGAGCAAAAAAAGGTAGTTAAGCGAGATTGGACACACTATACAATCAAAAGTTTAGCGTTTTGGGTTGTTGTGGCAATTATTGCAGGTATTAGTTTTGGTATGGTTAATCCTGCGATGGCAGTAAAAGCAAAACCAGGTATTGATTGGTTTATTCAAGTGCTAAAATGGCTTGTAGGACCGATTATCTTCCTAACAATCATTTCAGGTATCGTAGGACTTGAGAGTTTAAAGGAAGTTGGCTCTATTGGTCTTAAAGCGTTTATTTATTTTGAAGTAGTGAGTACTTTTGCTTTAGCTATTGGCGTTTTATTTGGAAATATTTTAAAGCCAGGTACGGGAATGAATCTTTCCGTTGAATCTTTAGATGCTTCCAGCGTAGAGAGTTTTACTAAAAATGGTCAAGAAACTGCAACGGCTTGGAGTATACTTAAAAGTGCTATTCCAACAGATCCTATTACACCGTTTCTTTATGGCAATACACTGCAAGTACTTGTGATGGCTCTTACGATTGCTATTTTAATTGCAGCATTTGGGGATAAATATAAATCCGCTATCTTAAAACCACTCGAAAAAGTTCAAGATTTTTTCTTTAAAATTTTAACGGTTGTTATGTGGTTAAGTCCACTTGCTAGTTTTAGTGCCATGGCATTTCTTATTGGCAAATTCGGTATTGCTTCATTGATTGGAATGGCAAGCCTTCTTGGTGTTATGCTTGTTTCTGTTTTAGCTTTTTTATTTGGTATTCTTGGCATTATTTTATGGTTTTATAAAATCAATGTTTTTAAATTTATGCGTTTTATTGCTAAAGAGGTACTTATTGTATTTGCAACATCTTCAAGTGAGTCTGCTCTTGCTCCTTTGATGCGTCGTTTAGAAGCAGCAGGTGTTAGTCGTGGTACAACGGGACTTGTTATCCCAACAGGCTATTCGTTTAATCTTGACTGTACCAATATTTATCTTTCTCTTTCTATTATCTTTTTGGCACAAGCTTTCAATATCCCTTTAACACTTTCACATGAACTTTCTATTATTTTCATTTTGATGGTTGCATCTAAAGGGGCGGTTGGTGTTACAGGTTCAGGATTTATTGTTCTTGCAGGTACGTTGTCTGCAATGGGCGATGTAATTCCTGTTGTAACGGTTGCGGTTCTTCTTGGTGTTGATAAGTTTATGAGTGAGATGAGAGCGGTTGGTAACTTGTGTGGTAATGCAGTTGCAGCTGTTGTTGTTGGTGCTTGGGATAAACAAATTGATATGGAAAAATTTAGATATTCACTTGATCATCCAGAAAGCGTTGAAGACACAATACCTGGTTGA